The stretch of DNA GCCTGCCCGCGGGTCAGGACGAGGAGAACCCGCCAGAGGCCCGGCGCAACGAGCCGTACAAGAGCCACTTGGCGTACGTGAAGGAACGCCGCAGCGACTCCGACGGCATGGCCATCCTCGACGAGGCGCTGTCCAGGTTGCAGGAGCGCCGCGGGCGCTGAGCACGTGTTCGCCGCGGGCGGGCGGGGAGTTTCCCTCCCCGCCCGCTTTCGTTTGCCCGCGCCGCGGAACATCGAGTTGTGCCGGGGATTCCGGCGGTCTTAGCTTTGGTGGCGCGCCGCAACGCGAATCGTCGCTGACGGGAAGCAGGCCAGCATGGGGTTCTCCGCCGAGGTCCGCCCGCCCACCGGGTGGCTGCGGATCGTCGGCGCGGTGCGACCGGCGGAGGGCGAGGTCGTCACGACCCGCATCGCCGATGACTCCGATTCCGCGCGCCGCGCGGGACCGTACGTGGCGGTGTGCAAAGTGGACGGTGCGGTGCGGGCGTTCCGCGACGAGTGCCCGCAGTGCGGGCTGCCGGTCGGCGGTGGCCGGTTGGACGGCGGATTGCTGTGGTGCCCCGGCTGCTTCGAGCCCTACGACGTGCGGGCGGGCGGTGTCGGGCGCAAGCGCCCGAGGCTGCGGCTGATTTCGTTGTCACTGCGCGAGGATGACGGCGCCGTATGCGTTGCTCTGTCCGCGTGAAGTGCGTTTCCGGGGCGCTCGGCGGCTCTTCCGGTGTGGAGAACCGTCCGGCTCTCTGCCACGATGAGATGATCTTTACCGCGTTGGGGACGGATCCACCGGACTCGGCCTGGACGCCACGCGTGGAGGTGCAGTGACCATGTGCGGTGGGTGCGCAAGAGGCGACCGCGGCGGGGTCCGGCTCTCCGGGCCGGAATTCCCGGAATCCGGCGGTACCGCACCGTCCTATTCGGACGACCCGGTGCCGCGGCAGCGCAGCTCCGGCGCCGAACGGACCCGCAAGGCGTTGGCACACCGCAGGATCCTCGCGCTGCACCTGATGAGTTCGCCCGGTTCCGGCAAGACCACGCTGCTGGAGCGCACGCTCGGCGAACTGGCACCCGCGATGTCCATCTCGGTGATCGAAGGCGATCAGGAGACCCACCTCGACGCCGACCGGCTGCGCACCGCGGGCTGCCGGGTGGTGCAGATCAACACCGGTTGCGGCGGACACCTGGACGCGGACATGGTCGAGGAGGGGCTGCGCTCGCTGCAGCCGGCCGGACGTTCGATGGTGTTCATCGAGAACATCGGCAACCTCGCCGCCCCGGCGTTGTTCGACCTCGGCGAGCACCGGCGGGTGCTGATCGTGTCGACCACCGAGGGCGAGGACAAGCCGCTGAAGTACCCGCACGTCTTCCGCGGCACCGACCTGGTGCTGCTGAACAAGACGGACCTGCTGCCGCACCTGGAGTTCGACGTGCAGCGGTTCGTGGCGCACGCGCGGCACGTCCACCCGGGCATCCGGGTGCTGCCGCTGTCGGCCAAGTGCGGTGACGGCCTCGACGACTGGTGCGGCTGGCTGCGCGCGAACCACACCGCCGACGTGCCGGAGCAGCCGGCGCGGCACTGATCGCAGGTCTGCTCGGGAATCCCCGGTTTCCGCTCGGGGCGAGCCGCTGTGGCGTTGCTCGCGGCCGCGGGATCGGCGCGCGGATCACCCGCTACTCTCGCCCGAAATCAGACCGTGCGTGGCGGGCACGGCGCCGCCAGCCAGATGAGGAGACCTTGGATGGACGTGTCCACCGCTGACCTCGCCGACCGGGAAGGCCCGCAGGTCCGCAGTTGCGACGTGCAGTTCCGGCAGTACGGCGGACGCACCGAGTTCGCGGGCCGGATCCGCACGGTGACCTGCTTCCAGGACAACGCGCTGCTGAAGAAGGTGCTCTCCGAGCCGGGGGAGGGGCAGGTGCTCGTCATCGACGGCGCGAGCTCGGTGCACACCGCGCTGATCGGGGACCTGATCGCGGAGCTGGGCCGCTCCAACGGCTGGAGCGGTGTCGTGATCAACGGCGCGGTGCGGGACGCGGCGGTGCTGGCCGAGATGGAGTTCGGGGTGAAGGCGCTCGGCTCGAACCCGCGCAAGAGCTCGAAGAACGGCGACGGAACGGTGGACGAGGTGGTGGAACTCGGCGGCGTCCGATTCGTGCCGGGGGAGTACCTGGTCAGCGATCAGGACGGCGTCGTGGTCCTGACCGAGCCGTGATCCGTCCGGTTCGGCTCTGATCCGATCCGCCGCCAAGTGCACCAGGTACAGCCCGTGGTGGTCTGCTGTGCGGCGCCGGTGGTTCGCCGCCCGGTTGCGCGAGTTTTCAGCGCGCCGCTCTGCGCGCGACGTGCGCGGGTGTGGTGGTGCCGTCCGGGAGGTCTGGGGCC from Saccharopolyspora sp. SCSIO 74807 encodes:
- the rraA gene encoding ribonuclease E activity regulator RraA gives rise to the protein MDVSTADLADREGPQVRSCDVQFRQYGGRTEFAGRIRTVTCFQDNALLKKVLSEPGEGQVLVIDGASSVHTALIGDLIAELGRSNGWSGVVINGAVRDAAVLAEMEFGVKALGSNPRKSSKNGDGTVDEVVELGGVRFVPGEYLVSDQDGVVVLTEP
- the hypB gene encoding hydrogenase nickel incorporation protein HypB, giving the protein MCGGCARGDRGGVRLSGPEFPESGGTAPSYSDDPVPRQRSSGAERTRKALAHRRILALHLMSSPGSGKTTLLERTLGELAPAMSISVIEGDQETHLDADRLRTAGCRVVQINTGCGGHLDADMVEEGLRSLQPAGRSMVFIENIGNLAAPALFDLGEHRRVLIVSTTEGEDKPLKYPHVFRGTDLVLLNKTDLLPHLEFDVQRFVAHARHVHPGIRVLPLSAKCGDGLDDWCGWLRANHTADVPEQPARH